The sequence GCTCCGGGTCGGGTAAGACAACTCTGCTTCTTGCACTGGGCGGTCTCAATCATCCCACCAGCGGTTCTATAACTTATGAAGAAAAGAATGTGTATTCATTGCCCGAGCCGAGATTGGCCGAATATAGAAACAAAAATGTCGGCTTTGTTCTTCAGACTTTCAATTTGATTCCATACCTGTCGGCGCTTGAGAATGTCATGCTGCCGATGCTATTTAATGCCGAAAGAAACGGTAACGCTCAAGCCTCGGCTTTAGGATTGCTGCAGAAGCTGGGTCTTGAAGACCGAAGGGCGCATCTGCCGCGTGAACTCTCGGTGGGACAGCAGCAACGGGTTGCGATTGCCCGTGCTCTTGCCAACAGTCCCGATGTGATTCTGGCGGATGAACCGACGGGTAATTTGGATCCTAACCTGTCGCTTGAGATACTGAAAATATTGAAGAATCTAAACGATACGGAAGGCATGACCATTATTATGGTCACGCACAGCCCGGAGGCGGCCAAATTTGGAAATAGACAGCTTCGCCTGAAAGACGGTAGAATTGAAAACGGGTCAAACTAATATGGCAAAAAAAAATAAGAAAAGAATTAAGCAAACAGACGCAACTGCTTCAAAGATTGGCAAACAAATGCCGTCCACCGTTCCGAAACAGCAAGTCAAGCATAGGCGCTATGCCATCTGGTCGATAAGCGGTCTTATGGCTGTCGTAGCGGTAGTTGTGGCATGGATGGTTTTTCAGAATATATCGCATAGCTCGTCCGAATCCGCCTCGATAAATCAATTACGAGCTGCGACACCGGGCGCAAAATCGGGAACTGACAGTACTAATGTATCCGGCGGACCACAAATTAATTTTCCAGAGACAAGTTACGATTTTGGGACCATAGCCCAGGGATCGAAGGTTTCGCATACGTTTGTTGTACGGAATGCCGGGGATGCGCCCTTACGACTGATCAGGGCTGCGGGTTCGTGAGGCTGTACGGCGGCCGTGCTCACAAACACGGATATTCCCCCGGGTGGGGAAGGAAAAATCGAAGTTACCTTTGACACCAGTCATAAAAGGGGCCGGCAGAATAAGTCAATTACCGTTGAATCGAATGATTCTCGGAATCCGCGCGCGTTATTGAATGTCTCGGCCCTCGTTGAGATCGTGTTTGGTTTCGAACAATACAACCTTGATATGGGAAAGATTCGTAAGGGACAGTCTGTTTCAAAGACAGCAACTCTGCTCGTAAAAGACCCATCAATAATCAAGACCATTAGATTTACTTCATCGTCGTCATATATAACGGCTAATCTGGCAAAAAGTCCCGCCGAACCCGGGGCAGAGAAGGGGCGTCTTAATGTCGAAGTCTCGGGAACTTCGGCGATGCCCGTCGGCCGCATCAGTGCGACGATCACCGCTCGCGCCGGCGATCGTTCTGTATTGGAAGCCACTTTGCAGATTATCGGTGCCGTGACAGGCGATGTCGACATTTCGCCGGAAACGGTGCGATTCTTTATGGATACATTGAAAAACGACTCCAAGTTTGCGAAACAAACAATCAGGGTAACCAGCAACGTTGATGAGGCGCGGCTGCATCTCCTGGATATAAAGGATGCAGACCAAAGGCTTACCTTTCATATCGATACTTTACGAGCCGAAAAGCAGTACGAAATATCCATGACCCCAAAGTCAACGGCGCTCGGTGCCAGGCAAAATGTGACTGGATCTGTTACAATCACTACCGACGACAAGGATCGGCCGGTGACATCGGTGCCTTACAGTATCATTTTTGGCCCTTGACAGCTATTACATATTTGGGCGATGTCATTAAAGTACTTGACAGGATGAAACCAATCTAGTATTGTTCGATAGATGTCGAAGTATCGTATAAATCAAGTCAAGCACTATGCGCAGATGTTTGCGGCTTTATCAAATCCAAATAGAGCCATAATTTTCCTGCGTTTGGCATCCTGCTGCGGTGATCAGAGAGAAATTTGTGGTCACGATACAATGCGCACGTGCGTTGCGGTGACTTGGCGGGGCGTATTCCCCTGGCGCAGTCGACGGTGCCGCAGCACCTTTGGGTACCGAAGGAGGTCGGGCTCATTACCGGAGTGATCGGCGGCCGGATATTCAAAGGCCTATCAGTAGAGTGATTCCTTTGAGGAGTTAAAGTGATTAATGGAAATGGTCCCTCTTAAATAAGGACAAGCCTTGAACCGACTGAGCCGCATAAGGCATTTGCATTATTTAGGGATCGTCAAACAATATACTCATCAAAAGCAGGAGGTTCTTTATGAAGCGCTTAAGCATAACGATTGTCATTCTCTTCATGGTTTTTACGATGGCCTGCAAGAAATCATCGGAAATCCCTGCGCGCGAGGGTCCAGGCGCTAATTCAGGCACGACACAGTCTGCCCCCGCATCTCCTCAATTATCAACAGATTCGCCCGTCCCTGCGGCTAATCGTATTGAGGCTCCACCTCTTATGACCCCCGAGTCTGTTACAACTCCGGGCATGAATCCACCGCACGGACAGCCGAATCACCGGTGTGATATCGCCGTGGGGGCGCCGCTCGATACGCCTCCGGGGACGCCGCCGACACCAATTATTACCTCGCAGCCAAATGTCCCTTCTCAGACTGCCCCACCCACGACGGCTCCGGGCATGAATCCACCGCACGGACAGCCGAATCATCGGTGTGATATCCCCGTGGGGACGCCGCTCAATTCGCCTGCGGTAAAACCGAAGTAATTTCTTCAGCGACAGCAGCGGCCAGGTGTTCAAACACCTGTTTGTTGAGTAGTGTTTAAGGATGAAAGCATGAAAATAGAACTCCTTTACTTTGAAGGGTGTCCCAACCACGAGCCGACCCAACAGCTGTTGCGGGAGGTCATGGCCGAATTGTGAATTAGCGCAGAGAGTGCTTAAGCCTATTCGAGTCACCGCCGGCATTGGACTCATCGGAATCGGATTTTGGATGTCGGCGACCATGTGAGTCAATTATCTCGAAGGGCGTTGGTACTCCAATGTGATCCTTGAATACTCTTAATCTTTTCTTGCGTGCAAGAGGAACTGAAAGTTATCATGAAGATACCCATTTATCAGGTTGATGCTTTTACGAGTAAACTGTTCGGCGGGAATCCTGCGGCGGTCTGCCCGCTCGAACAATGGCTCGATATGGAGCTGATGCAAAATATCGCCGCCGAAAATAATCTCTCCGAGACCGCTTTCTTTGTTCCCAGAGGCGACCATTTCGAATTGAAATGGTTCACACCCAGGGTGGAAATCAATCTCTGCGGCCATGCCACGCTCGCCTCGTCTCATGTCATTTTCAATCACCTGGGGCATAAAGGTGATACCATCGAATTCCAGACACTGAGCGGGAAACTGGTTGCCTCGCGGGATCGTGATCTCATTTCGCTCAATTTCCCGGCCTATCATGCCGCACCGGCCGAGATGCCCCATGGCCTGCCCGAGTCGCTCAAGAAAGAGCCGCAGCAGGTTTTCAAGGCGAGGGATTTTCTGGCCCTTTTCGGCGATGAAGATGATATCCTGACCATGGATCCTGATTTTGAAAAAATGAAACATGTCGACAGCCATGGTATCATTGTTACGGCGCCGGGGAAAAAGTGCGATTTCGTTTCCCGCTTTTTTGCGCCAGGGCTGGGGATTAATGAAGATCCGGTGACCGGCTCGGCTCATTCGATGCTGATTCCGTTCTGGGCGGAGAGGCTGAATAAGAAATCTCTGCATGCCATTCAGCTCTCGCAGAGAAAAGGCGAGCTTTTCTGCGAATATCTTGGCGAGCGGGTGAAAATGAGCGGCCGCGCCGTGACATTTTTTGTCGGCGAGATTTTATTGTAGGTCGTGGTTCCAAGATGCCGCGCCAGCGGCTGCGAGAAACCCGACATTTTATTTCGCGCCGGCAGGAACCCTTTCCTAATTATTTTGGCGCAATCTTTCGCTTTACTCTTGAAATATGCCTTATAAGAAGTTATCTTTATTCACGGATATCAACCGGAGAATCTAAAGGGTCTGGTTTTATGGATCATGGCAGAGATTGTGCAATTGGAAGCACTCGAATTATCCATTTGCTCTGCTTGCGGCCAATAGTCTCCGGTTCCTCTGATTATGGCCCAATATTTGTCTACGGATAAATAGCCACGATATGAACGAAGAACAAGATCAAAAAAGCAATAATAGCAGACTTAAGAGCCTGGAAATTGAAAAGCTCCTTCTAGAGAATAAGAAACTTCAGTTAGAAGGTGCCGAATTGGCCCGCCCCTGGTGGCGTAAGCCCAGCTATATTGCTGCTCTGGCCCCACTCATTCTCGCCATCATTGGTCTCTTATCGCTTTGGTTTGCCGGCTTTTTCAATGAAGAGAGACAAAACCTGAAAGAGCAAATAGGCCGCATAAAGACCGAAATCCAGCCGTTGCAGGCGAAGAGAGATTCATTGGTCAGGCAAATTGCGTTGAATGATTCCGTATTGCGGGTAAAGGATATTAAATCGGAGGAAGATGCACGTACTATTGCTGACTTAAATCACAAAATTGATTCATTAATCAATGAAAAGAGTCTTCGGCCCGACGATAGCCGGCAACTGGACTCTCAAGCGCTAGTTTACCAGTCAAATATAGAAGCCATAAAGGAAGAAAGACCAGTCATTTGGGCTGTGCGAAGTGAAATATCCAGTTTACCCCCGGCATTCCGCGGACAAATTCGTGGCCTAAATTTTGGAAATGAGATGGGCACTGTGATCATTTCCATTTCTCTCCTTCAAGTCGATACATCCGCCAACGGAGAAATAATTACCGTTTCTTCCAGGGGGCCGCATTTACTC is a genomic window of Candidatus Zixiibacteriota bacterium containing:
- a CDS encoding ABC transporter ATP-binding protein, translating into MYIIKNLSKIYTGRHGTIRALDNVSLTIERGSFVTVTGGSGSGKTTLLLALGGLNHPTSGSITYEEKNVYSLPEPRLAEYRNKNVGFVLQTFNLIPYLSALENVMLPMLFNAERNGNAQASALGLLQKLGLEDRRAHLPRELSVGQQQRVAIARALANSPDVILADEPTGNLDPNLSLEILKILKNLNDTEGMTIIMVTHSPEAAKFGNRQLRLKDGRIENGSN
- a CDS encoding PhzF family phenazine biosynthesis protein, whose translation is MKIPIYQVDAFTSKLFGGNPAAVCPLEQWLDMELMQNIAAENNLSETAFFVPRGDHFELKWFTPRVEINLCGHATLASSHVIFNHLGHKGDTIEFQTLSGKLVASRDRDLISLNFPAYHAAPAEMPHGLPESLKKEPQQVFKARDFLALFGDEDDILTMDPDFEKMKHVDSHGIIVTAPGKKCDFVSRFFAPGLGINEDPVTGSAHSMLIPFWAERLNKKSLHAIQLSQRKGELFCEYLGERVKMSGRAVTFFVGEILL
- a CDS encoding DUF1573 domain-containing protein; translation: MVFQNISHSSSESASINQLRAATPGAKSGTDSTNVSGGPQINFPETSYDFGTIAQGSKVSHTFVVRNAGDAPLRLIRAAGSUGCTAAVLTNTDIPPGGEGKIEVTFDTSHKRGRQNKSITVESNDSRNPRALLNVSALVEIVFGFEQYNLDMGKIRKGQSVSKTATLLVKDPSIIKTIRFTSSSSYITANLAKSPAEPGAEKGRLNVEVSGTSAMPVGRISATITARAGDRSVLEATLQIIGAVTGDVDISPETVRFFMDTLKNDSKFAKQTIRVTSNVDEARLHLLDIKDADQRLTFHIDTLRAEKQYEISMTPKSTALGARQNVTGSVTITTDDKDRPVTSVPYSIIFGP